In Nocardioides conyzicola, one genomic interval encodes:
- a CDS encoding PAS domain S-box protein, with protein sequence MAAGGESTRPTIVVVDDAAEVRALVRARLRLSGLLDVVGEAGNGAEAVEAVRELRPALVLLDVSMPVMDGLEALPQILAVSPGTRVVMYSGFQEEGLAHRAVELGASAFFEKSTSLETLAGDLVEVLESPGARQPAPRTVGATGPDDEGEQRVLREHLERFREVFEDAAIGMATVTLAGRVVRANRSLGSILDRSVDELVGTAYSSFVGTASGALDRVLAGILSGAEDVGQVEHDVVGSAAPRRVVATFAPVLDSERRPLYLFVQVQDVSVQRVAEEELRRSETRFRLLVDNVEDYAILMLSPEGLVESWNAGAQRIKGYTADEIVGRHFRTFYPQELQDAKHPEHELEIALRDGHYEEEGWRVRKDGTRFWSTVLITAVHDSDGRHVGFAKVTRDVTRRREQEEALRESEERFRLLVETVADYAIFMLSPEGLVASWNAGAQRSKGYTADEIIGKHFRTFYPPELQESKHPEHELELAIRDGRYEEEGWRVRKDGSRFWANVVITAVRDAGGRLVGFAKVTRDVTERKLLIEERETAAAALTEANSRLQQAAEDQAHFLATTAHELRTPVAVLGGTADMLVAHWTELEDDELEELLLGMGASATRLRRLLDDLLTASRLQSSRLELEREPVDVGRVVADSVATARRTHPDAGVESEVDGDLEVVGDAGRLGQVVDNLVNNALLHGEPPVRVTARADGEDVLVTVTESGPGVPPHMQARLFERFSTGQAKGGTGLGLFIVRQLVRAHGGDAFYRAPEGDVPGAFVVRLPRAGAPDADHPG encoded by the coding sequence GTGGCCGCGGGTGGGGAGTCGACGCGACCGACGATCGTCGTGGTCGACGACGCGGCGGAGGTACGGGCCCTCGTGCGCGCGCGCCTGCGGCTGTCGGGCCTGCTCGACGTGGTCGGCGAGGCGGGCAACGGCGCCGAGGCCGTCGAGGCGGTGCGCGAGCTGCGGCCCGCGCTCGTGCTGCTGGACGTCTCGATGCCGGTGATGGACGGGCTGGAGGCGCTCCCGCAGATCCTCGCGGTGTCGCCCGGGACCCGGGTGGTCATGTACAGCGGCTTCCAGGAGGAGGGCCTCGCGCACCGCGCCGTGGAGCTGGGCGCGTCGGCGTTCTTCGAGAAGTCCACCTCGCTCGAGACCCTCGCCGGCGACCTCGTGGAGGTCCTCGAGAGTCCGGGTGCGCGGCAGCCGGCGCCCCGGACCGTCGGCGCGACCGGACCCGACGACGAGGGTGAGCAGCGGGTGCTGCGCGAGCACCTGGAGCGCTTCCGCGAGGTCTTCGAGGACGCCGCGATCGGCATGGCGACGGTGACCCTGGCCGGCCGGGTCGTCCGCGCCAACCGCTCGCTCGGCTCGATCCTCGACCGCTCCGTCGACGAGCTCGTCGGCACGGCGTACTCCTCCTTCGTGGGTACGGCGAGCGGCGCGCTCGACCGCGTGCTCGCGGGGATCCTGTCGGGGGCCGAGGACGTGGGCCAGGTCGAGCACGACGTCGTCGGGTCGGCGGCCCCGCGCCGCGTGGTCGCGACGTTCGCTCCCGTGCTCGACAGCGAGCGCCGACCGCTCTACCTCTTCGTGCAGGTGCAGGACGTCAGCGTGCAGCGGGTGGCGGAGGAGGAGCTGCGGCGCAGCGAGACCCGCTTCCGGCTGCTGGTCGACAACGTCGAGGACTACGCGATCCTGATGCTCTCCCCCGAGGGCCTGGTGGAGAGCTGGAACGCCGGCGCGCAGCGGATCAAGGGCTACACCGCCGACGAGATCGTCGGTCGGCACTTCCGCACCTTCTACCCCCAGGAGCTCCAGGACGCGAAGCACCCCGAGCACGAGCTGGAGATCGCGCTGCGCGACGGCCACTACGAGGAGGAGGGCTGGCGGGTCCGCAAGGACGGCACCCGGTTCTGGTCGACCGTGCTGATCACCGCGGTGCACGACAGCGACGGCCGGCACGTGGGCTTCGCGAAGGTGACCCGCGACGTCACCCGTCGCCGTGAGCAGGAGGAGGCGCTGCGGGAGAGCGAGGAGCGCTTCCGGCTGCTGGTCGAGACCGTCGCCGACTACGCGATCTTCATGCTCTCGCCCGAGGGCCTCGTCGCCAGCTGGAACGCCGGGGCCCAGCGCAGCAAGGGCTACACGGCCGACGAGATCATCGGGAAGCACTTCCGGACCTTCTACCCGCCCGAGCTCCAGGAGTCCAAGCACCCCGAGCACGAGCTGGAGCTGGCGATCCGCGACGGTCGCTACGAGGAGGAGGGCTGGCGGGTCCGCAAGGACGGCAGCCGCTTCTGGGCCAACGTCGTCATCACCGCCGTCCGCGACGCCGGTGGACGACTGGTGGGCTTCGCCAAGGTCACCCGCGACGTCACCGAGCGCAAGCTGCTCATCGAGGAGCGCGAGACCGCCGCCGCTGCCCTCACCGAGGCCAACTCCCGGCTCCAGCAGGCCGCGGAGGACCAGGCCCACTTCCTGGCCACCACCGCCCACGAGCTGCGCACGCCCGTCGCCGTCCTCGGGGGTACGGCGGACATGCTGGTCGCCCACTGGACGGAGCTCGAGGACGACGAGCTCGAGGAGCTGCTGCTCGGCATGGGCGCGAGCGCCACCCGGCTGCGCCGGCTGCTCGACGACCTGCTGACGGCGTCGCGGCTGCAGTCGAGCCGGCTGGAGCTCGAGCGGGAGCCGGTCGACGTCGGACGGGTGGTCGCCGACAGCGTCGCGACCGCCCGGCGGACCCACCCCGACGCGGGGGTCGAGTCCGAGGTCGACGGGGACCTCGAGGTCGTGGGCGACGCGGGCCGGCTGGGCCAGGTCGTCGACAACCTCGTCAACAACGCACTGCTGCACGGTGAGCCCCCCGTGCGGGTCACCGCCCGGGCGGACGGCGAGGACGTCCTGGTCACGGTGACGGAGTCAGGCCCCGGCGTACCGCCGCACATGCAGGCCCGCCTGTTCGAGCGGTTCTCCACCGGTCAGGCCAAGGGCGGGACCGGGTTGGGGCTCTTCATCGTCCGCCAGCTGGTCCGCGCCCACGGCGGCGACGCCTTCTACCGCGCCCCCGAGGGCGACGTCCCGGGCGCCTTCGTGGTCCGGCTGCCGCGCGCCGGCGCGCCGGACGCCGACCACCCGGGCTGA
- the prfB gene encoding peptide chain release factor 2: protein MAGPDFDAEIKQLQATMHTIEQVLDVDAMRRDIADLSEQVAAPDLWDDQENATRVTGRLSALQGELDRVSALGSRIEDLEIMVELGRDEGDEGALADAEVELRRVQKVVEGLEVRTLLNGEYDAREALVSIRAGAGGVDAADFAETLMRMYVRWAEQHGYPVEVYETSYAEEAGLKSATFAIHAPYTYGTLSVEAGTHRLVRISPFDNQGRRQTSFAAVEVVPVLEQTDEIDIPDEDIRVDVYRSGGPGGQSVNTTDSAVRLTHIPTGTVVSCQNEKSQLQNKASAMVVLKAKLLALKKAEEKAHLDGLRGDVQASWGDQMRNYVLNPYQIVKDLRTGYEQGNPTAVFDGDLDGFLEAGIRWRRGSEKAESN from the coding sequence GTGGCAGGCCCAGACTTCGACGCAGAGATCAAGCAGCTCCAGGCGACCATGCACACGATCGAGCAGGTGCTCGACGTCGACGCGATGCGTCGCGACATCGCCGACCTCAGCGAGCAGGTGGCCGCACCCGACCTGTGGGACGACCAGGAGAACGCCACCCGCGTGACCGGGCGGCTCTCCGCGCTCCAGGGTGAGCTCGACCGGGTGTCCGCGCTCGGGAGCCGCATCGAGGACCTCGAGATCATGGTCGAGCTCGGCCGTGACGAGGGGGACGAGGGCGCGCTCGCCGACGCCGAGGTCGAGCTGCGCCGGGTCCAGAAGGTCGTCGAGGGCCTCGAGGTGCGCACCCTCCTCAACGGCGAGTACGACGCTCGCGAGGCGCTCGTCTCGATCCGCGCCGGCGCCGGTGGCGTCGACGCCGCCGACTTCGCCGAGACCCTGATGCGGATGTACGTCCGCTGGGCCGAGCAGCACGGCTACCCGGTCGAGGTCTACGAGACGTCGTACGCCGAGGAGGCCGGTCTCAAGTCGGCCACCTTCGCGATCCACGCGCCGTACACCTACGGCACGCTCTCGGTCGAGGCCGGCACGCACCGCCTGGTGCGGATCAGCCCGTTCGACAACCAGGGCCGCCGCCAGACCAGCTTCGCCGCGGTCGAGGTCGTGCCCGTGCTCGAGCAGACGGACGAGATCGACATCCCCGACGAGGACATCCGCGTCGACGTCTACCGCTCCGGCGGCCCGGGCGGCCAGTCGGTCAACACCACCGACTCCGCCGTCCGCCTCACCCACATCCCGACCGGCACGGTCGTCAGCTGCCAGAACGAGAAGTCGCAGCTGCAGAACAAGGCCAGCGCCATGGTCGTGCTCAAGGCCAAGCTCCTCGCGCTCAAGAAGGCCGAGGAGAAGGCGCACCTCGACGGGCTGCGCGGCGACGTGCAGGCGAGCTGGGGCGACCAGATGCGCAACTACGTGCTGAACCCCTACCAGATCGTCAAGGACCTGCGGACCGGCTACGAGCAGGGCAACCCCACGGCGGTCTTCGACGGGGACCTGGACGGCTTCCTCGAGGCCGGCATCCGCTGGCGCCGCGGCTCCGAGAAGGCCGAGTCGAACTAG
- a CDS encoding type II secretion system F family protein, producing the protein MSPAMWGALLGATAAAGLLLVAVRVRAIRRPQLAVRVLPYVRDLPLLDDAVRRSAPAPTSAAVGVFGPMLRSAAEAVERVLGGVTSVRRRLERAAIDKTVHEFRIEQVVWGLVAFAATAAVALLRMLTHPGSVVLWMLACAIAFVAGVLARDTHLTGQVRRREQLILAEFPTIAELLALSVAAGESPVMALDRVVRRSGGELSRELGRVLSAVRTGEPVGSAFDAMAASSGLPIVSRFAQGIAVAVERGTPLADVLHAQADDVREAGRRDLIETAARKEVLMMVPVVFLVLPVTVLFAFWPGVVGLSLTAP; encoded by the coding sequence GTGAGCCCGGCGATGTGGGGCGCGTTGCTCGGGGCGACGGCTGCGGCCGGGCTGCTCCTCGTCGCCGTGCGGGTCCGGGCGATCCGGCGCCCGCAGCTGGCGGTCCGGGTGCTGCCCTACGTCCGGGACCTCCCGCTGCTCGACGACGCCGTACGCCGCTCCGCGCCCGCGCCGACGTCAGCCGCGGTCGGGGTCTTCGGGCCGATGCTGCGCTCCGCGGCCGAGGCCGTCGAGCGGGTCCTCGGCGGGGTGACGTCGGTCCGCCGGCGCCTGGAGCGGGCGGCGATCGACAAGACGGTGCACGAGTTCCGGATCGAGCAGGTGGTGTGGGGCCTGGTCGCCTTCGCCGCCACGGCCGCCGTGGCTCTGCTCCGGATGCTCACGCATCCCGGCTCCGTCGTGCTCTGGATGCTGGCGTGCGCGATCGCGTTCGTGGCGGGCGTGCTGGCCCGCGACACCCACCTCACCGGCCAGGTCCGCCGTCGCGAGCAGCTGATCCTGGCGGAGTTCCCGACGATCGCCGAGCTGCTGGCGCTGTCGGTCGCCGCGGGTGAGAGTCCGGTGATGGCGTTGGACCGTGTCGTACGCCGCAGCGGCGGTGAGCTGTCCCGCGAGCTCGGGCGGGTGCTGTCCGCCGTACGCACCGGAGAGCCGGTCGGCAGCGCCTTCGACGCGATGGCCGCGAGCAGCGGGCTGCCCATCGTGTCCCGGTTCGCTCAGGGCATCGCGGTCGCGGTCGAGCGGGGCACCCCGTTGGCCGACGTGCTGCATGCCCAGGCCGACGACGTGCGCGAGGCGGGCCGGCGCGACCTGATCGAGACCGCCGCCCGCAAGGAGGTCCTGATGATGGTCCCCGTCGTCTTCCTGGTCCTCCCGGTGACCGTCCTGTTCGCCTTCTGGCCCGGCGTCGTGGGCCTCTCCCTGACCGCTCCCTGA
- a CDS encoding recombinase family protein, with the protein MSATARPLRVIGYVRLSDYRADDASTSPQRQREQITATCLARGWQLVDIIADLDVSGSDRGLRLQRPGLVQIRARYAEADVLLFTKLDRLARNVTDFRAIAEDAEANGVALVSIDDNIDLTSASGKFFATILAAFAEMEAATIRERVLKGNAKARELGRFMGGVPPYGYRAVPHPSGEGRALAIDPAEAAVVRELAAAVLGGATVYRATRELNERGVLSKTGKEWSTQAVRQVLTSPRIVGRRTHGGEVVSGANGLPLQVDDPVLSVETWHRVRARLAPTPASSRRSPNPARLLSGLVTCSRCNGRMNPGPTGGDGRLSYRCSTASKGRECSGVSVRCEPLEAWLVETFLDRFGPLPLTHVIEIAPEEPAALVEVRAAMNAAANAMIVKDANVPALVDRLAALKGEEARLEAAPREDRFEVIEEGTFAEVWHRDEDVERRRNLLADAVQEISISPGKAGRRPFNPERVEVRWAEGSSLSDYGTGESRGPAIA; encoded by the coding sequence ATGAGTGCAACCGCTCGCCCGCTTCGCGTAATCGGCTACGTCCGACTGTCGGACTACCGCGCCGACGACGCCTCAACCTCGCCGCAGCGTCAGCGCGAACAGATCACGGCGACGTGCCTCGCTCGCGGCTGGCAACTCGTCGACATCATTGCGGATCTCGATGTTTCCGGGTCAGATCGAGGCCTTCGCCTTCAACGCCCTGGCCTTGTGCAGATCCGTGCCCGGTATGCCGAGGCAGACGTCTTGCTCTTCACGAAACTCGACCGGCTCGCCCGCAACGTCACCGACTTCCGAGCGATCGCAGAAGACGCCGAGGCTAACGGCGTTGCGCTCGTGTCGATCGACGACAACATCGACCTCACCTCGGCATCCGGGAAGTTCTTCGCGACGATCCTGGCAGCGTTTGCCGAGATGGAGGCCGCAACCATTCGCGAGCGTGTGCTGAAGGGAAACGCGAAGGCTCGCGAACTCGGCCGCTTCATGGGAGGCGTCCCGCCCTACGGCTATCGAGCCGTCCCGCACCCGAGCGGCGAAGGCCGGGCGCTTGCGATCGACCCCGCCGAGGCGGCAGTCGTCCGCGAACTCGCCGCGGCGGTCCTGGGAGGCGCGACGGTCTACCGAGCCACTCGCGAACTCAACGAGCGCGGCGTCCTCTCCAAGACCGGCAAAGAATGGTCCACCCAAGCCGTCCGGCAAGTCCTTACGAGCCCGCGCATCGTCGGGAGGCGGACCCATGGAGGAGAGGTCGTTTCCGGAGCAAACGGTCTCCCCCTGCAAGTCGACGACCCGGTCCTGAGTGTCGAGACCTGGCACCGAGTCCGGGCGAGGCTCGCGCCGACCCCAGCGTCCTCACGTCGGTCGCCCAACCCGGCTCGGCTGCTCTCCGGACTCGTCACGTGCTCCCGCTGCAACGGGCGTATGAACCCCGGCCCGACGGGAGGCGATGGAAGACTCTCTTACCGCTGCTCCACCGCCTCGAAGGGTCGCGAGTGCTCGGGCGTCTCAGTTCGATGCGAGCCGCTAGAAGCGTGGCTCGTGGAGACATTCCTCGATCGCTTCGGCCCGTTGCCCCTAACTCACGTCATCGAGATTGCGCCCGAGGAGCCTGCCGCGCTCGTTGAGGTCCGGGCCGCGATGAACGCTGCCGCGAACGCCATGATCGTGAAAGACGCGAACGTCCCAGCCCTCGTCGACCGCCTGGCTGCCCTGAAGGGCGAGGAGGCCCGTCTGGAAGCGGCACCACGTGAGGATCGTTTCGAGGTGATCGAAGAGGGCACGTTCGCCGAGGTGTGGCACCGCGACGAAGACGTAGAGCGCCGCCGTAATCTCCTGGCTGATGCCGTGCAGGAGATCTCGATCTCGCCCGGTAAGGCTGGCCGTCGGCCCTTCAATCCCGAGCGCGTCGAGGTCCGTTGGGCTGAGGGCTCATCGCTGTCTGACTACGGCACGGGCGAGAGTCGGGGCCCCGCGATCGCCTGA
- a CDS encoding oxygenase MpaB family protein, producing MRRDHWKRRNDALDPATDFVEIYAAVVGHEFPWDMNQALGFALFRTYAVPGIGRLLDETGQFTKATQKRYDDTALLLEPPTRLGFEDPQARTAIRRINQMHRAYDIPDHEFRYVLSTFVVVPKRWLDDYGKRPLTANEVEASVHYYRTLGRHMNIKDVPETYAGFEELMDSYEAEHFAYDEGGRRVADSTLALMVGFQPRVARPVMGVFSRALMDPPLRKAFRYDDPPAAAVALSRGALKARGLLLRAFPPRKDPKLIEDLPQIRSYPDGYDLERLGTFPVPGVAGCPVRHDTGAGVGEA from the coding sequence ATGAGGCGCGACCACTGGAAGCGGCGCAACGACGCCCTGGACCCGGCCACCGACTTCGTCGAGATCTACGCCGCCGTCGTCGGCCACGAGTTCCCCTGGGACATGAACCAGGCGCTCGGCTTCGCGCTCTTCCGCACGTACGCCGTGCCCGGCATCGGCCGCCTCCTCGACGAGACCGGCCAGTTCACGAAGGCGACGCAGAAGCGGTACGACGACACCGCGCTGCTCCTCGAGCCCCCGACCCGGCTGGGCTTCGAGGATCCGCAGGCCAGGACGGCGATCCGGCGGATCAACCAGATGCACCGGGCCTACGACATCCCCGACCACGAGTTCCGCTACGTGCTGAGTACGTTCGTCGTCGTACCCAAGCGGTGGCTCGACGACTACGGCAAGCGCCCGCTGACCGCCAACGAGGTCGAGGCGTCGGTGCACTACTACCGGACGCTCGGCCGGCACATGAACATCAAGGACGTCCCGGAGACGTACGCCGGCTTCGAGGAGCTGATGGACTCCTACGAGGCCGAGCACTTCGCGTATGACGAGGGCGGCCGCCGCGTCGCCGACTCGACCCTCGCGCTCATGGTCGGCTTCCAGCCCCGGGTCGCCCGGCCGGTGATGGGCGTCTTCAGCCGCGCCCTGATGGACCCGCCGCTGCGCAAGGCGTTCCGCTACGACGACCCGCCCGCCGCCGCCGTCGCGCTCTCCCGGGGCGCGCTCAAGGCGCGTGGCCTGCTGCTGCGCGCCTTCCCGCCGCGCAAGGACCCCAAGCTGATCGAGGACCTGCCGCAGATCCGCAGCTACCCCGATGGCTACGACCTCGAACGGCTCGGCACCTTCCCGGTGCCCGGCGTCGCCGGCTGCCCGGTCCGCCACGACACCGGGGCCGGCGTCGGCGAGGCGTGA
- a CDS encoding type II secretion system F family protein, with translation MGALVGLGVGIGLLLVWSAFFLPRRPRADAVRSRRTTALLARAGMGQVSATGFLLLCVVCGVITALALQVVSGTPPVAIAFGAMGAYLPVAVVSGRARRRQQELAEVWPEAVDNLTSAVRAGMSLPDALAGLAVRGPAPLRTAFDQFALDYQVTGRFGESLDRLKDRLADPVGDRVVEGLRIAREVGGGELGRLLRSLSTYLREDARTRSEMEARQAWTVNGARLAVASPWLVLLLMSFQSDVIHRYASPVGVFVLAVGAALCLVAYRLMMRIGRLPVERRIMS, from the coding sequence ATGGGCGCGCTCGTCGGACTCGGGGTCGGCATCGGGCTGCTGCTCGTCTGGAGCGCGTTCTTCCTGCCGCGTCGTCCGCGCGCCGACGCGGTCCGATCCCGTCGTACGACGGCCCTGCTCGCGCGGGCCGGCATGGGGCAGGTGTCGGCGACGGGCTTCCTGCTGCTCTGCGTGGTCTGCGGCGTGATCACGGCGCTGGCGTTGCAGGTCGTGTCGGGGACGCCGCCGGTGGCGATCGCCTTCGGTGCGATGGGCGCCTACCTGCCGGTGGCCGTGGTGTCGGGGCGTGCTCGCCGCCGGCAGCAGGAGCTCGCGGAGGTGTGGCCTGAGGCGGTCGACAACCTGACCTCCGCCGTCCGCGCCGGCATGTCGCTGCCCGACGCGCTCGCGGGACTCGCGGTGCGCGGGCCGGCACCGCTGCGGACGGCCTTCGACCAGTTCGCGCTGGACTACCAGGTCACCGGACGGTTCGGGGAGTCGCTCGACCGGCTCAAGGACCGGCTCGCGGACCCGGTCGGCGATCGTGTCGTGGAGGGCCTGCGGATCGCCCGGGAGGTCGGCGGCGGCGAGCTCGGACGCCTGCTGCGGAGCCTCTCGACGTACCTCCGCGAGGACGCGCGCACCCGCTCGGAGATGGAGGCCCGCCAGGCCTGGACCGTCAACGGTGCGCGGCTGGCGGTCGCGTCGCCGTGGCTGGTGCTGCTGCTGATGTCCTTCCAGTCCGACGTCATCCACCGCTACGCGTCGCCGGTCGGGGTCTTCGTGCTCGCGGTCGGGGCCGCGCTGTGCCTGGTCGCCTACCGGCTGATGATGCGCATCGGTCGTCTGCCCGTCGAACGCCGGATCATGTCGTGA
- a CDS encoding response regulator, with protein sequence MPIRVLLVDDVVEVRRLVRTSIRFRGGFEVVGEAADGAEAVRLSEQLRPDVVVLDLGLPDIAGSEVLTRIRAAAPAAKVVVFSGLETVDRAWIDANAAGFVLKDADLGYLLDVLESVSADDEAEAVLELANELSTVAVARRFVRDTLAEWGIEEPVDDAQLVVSELAANALTHAESSYRIRLITTASALRIEVEDGGAGTPEPQPLTDTEEHGRGLHLVGALAASWGMDAGETGGKRVWAELPLSAQAVE encoded by the coding sequence GTGCCGATTCGCGTCCTCCTGGTGGACGACGTCGTTGAGGTGCGCCGACTGGTCCGCACGTCGATCCGTTTCCGGGGCGGGTTCGAGGTCGTGGGCGAGGCGGCGGACGGTGCGGAAGCCGTCCGTCTCTCCGAGCAGCTGCGCCCCGACGTCGTCGTTCTGGACCTCGGCCTGCCCGATATCGCCGGCAGCGAGGTCCTGACCCGCATCCGTGCGGCGGCGCCCGCGGCCAAGGTGGTGGTGTTCTCCGGCCTCGAGACGGTGGACCGCGCGTGGATCGACGCCAACGCGGCCGGCTTCGTGCTCAAGGACGCTGACCTCGGCTACCTGCTGGACGTGCTGGAGTCGGTCAGCGCCGACGACGAGGCCGAGGCCGTGCTGGAGCTCGCCAACGAGCTGAGCACGGTCGCGGTCGCGCGCCGCTTCGTGCGCGACACGCTCGCCGAGTGGGGGATCGAGGAGCCGGTCGACGACGCGCAGCTGGTGGTGAGCGAGCTCGCCGCCAACGCGCTCACGCACGCGGAGTCGTCGTACCGTATCCGCCTGATCACCACCGCCTCGGCGCTGCGGATCGAGGTCGAGGACGGCGGAGCCGGCACCCCCGAGCCCCAGCCGCTCACCGACACCGAGGAGCACGGTCGCGGGCTGCACCTGGTCGGCGCGCTCGCCGCGTCGTGGGGGATGGACGCCGGCGAGACGGGTGGCAAGCGGGTCTGGGCGGAGCTCCCGCTCTCCGCGCAGGCTGTCGAGTAG
- a CDS encoding TadE/TadG family type IV pilus assembly protein — protein MRHRREPGERGSAVVDFVLVLVVLVPVFLGILQVALVLLVRNTLASAASEGARYAATLDRGPDDGVARTRDQIDGAISGRFARDVSAHEATVDGAPGVEVTVRAVVPALGIGGPGIALEVTGHAVEEQPP, from the coding sequence GTGCGCCACCGGCGCGAGCCGGGGGAGCGCGGGTCGGCGGTGGTCGACTTCGTGCTCGTCCTCGTCGTGCTCGTGCCGGTCTTCCTGGGGATCCTCCAGGTGGCGCTGGTGCTGCTGGTGCGCAACACGCTCGCGTCGGCGGCGTCCGAGGGAGCGCGGTACGCCGCGACGCTCGACCGCGGACCGGACGACGGTGTCGCCCGCACCCGCGACCAGATCGACGGTGCGATCTCCGGCCGGTTCGCCCGCGACGTGTCCGCCCACGAGGCGACCGTCGACGGCGCCCCCGGCGTGGAGGTCACCGTCCGCGCGGTCGTGCCGGCGCTCGGCATCGGCGGCCCGGGCATTGCGCTCGAGGTGACCGGCCACGCGGTGGAGGAGCAGCCTCCGTGA
- a CDS encoding Tad domain-containing protein — MRRRDEAGTTTPLIVGFALVLAMAVAMVVDVSAAYLQRQGLDTVADGAALRAADLGATGEEVYGGGVPQGRLDLSLESVRGSVREFLAGSGAYTTYPGLSFTVDLDRTTSTVTVHVTAPLDLPLTVPGSPDVATIGATGSAVVVAER, encoded by the coding sequence ATGCGGCGCCGTGACGAGGCCGGCACGACGACGCCGCTGATCGTCGGCTTCGCGCTGGTCCTGGCGATGGCCGTCGCGATGGTCGTGGACGTGTCCGCGGCGTACCTCCAGCGCCAGGGCCTCGACACCGTCGCCGACGGCGCCGCCCTCCGCGCGGCCGACCTCGGCGCCACCGGCGAGGAGGTGTACGGCGGGGGCGTGCCCCAGGGGCGCCTCGACCTGAGCCTCGAGAGCGTCCGCGGCTCCGTCCGCGAGTTCCTCGCCGGCTCCGGCGCCTACACGACGTACCCCGGCCTGTCCTTCACCGTGGACCTCGACCGGACCACCTCCACCGTGACCGTGCACGTCACCGCTCCGCTCGACCTCCCGCTCACCGTGCCGGGGTCGCCGGACGTCGCCACGATCGGGGCCACCGGGTCGGCTGTGGTCGTGGCCGAGCGCTGA
- a CDS encoding CAP domain-containing protein — translation MFSGLRPLTVLLAAAALGATLLVAPVQAAPADRYADAAFRATNAQRADHDRRELREAACLTRYAEKWARHMARHGRLVHQDLQPVAARCHLSWVGENIATGFRSGTAVVNRGWMHSAGHRENILRPQYRLMGIGARRDGHGRWWVSQVFGRR, via the coding sequence ATGTTCTCGGGATTACGACCCCTCACCGTCCTGCTCGCCGCCGCCGCCCTCGGCGCCACGCTCCTGGTCGCGCCGGTCCAGGCGGCACCCGCCGACCGGTACGCCGACGCGGCGTTCCGGGCCACCAACGCCCAGCGGGCCGACCACGACCGCCGCGAGCTGCGGGAGGCCGCCTGCCTGACCAGGTACGCCGAGAAGTGGGCGCGGCACATGGCCCGCCACGGCCGCCTGGTGCACCAGGACCTGCAGCCGGTCGCGGCGCGGTGCCACCTGTCGTGGGTGGGAGAGAACATCGCGACGGGCTTCCGCTCGGGCACGGCGGTGGTCAACCGGGGGTGGATGCACTCCGCGGGTCACCGGGAGAACATCCTGCGGCCGCAGTACCGGCTGATGGGGATCGGTGCGCGCCGGGACGGGCACGGTCGGTGGTGGGTCTCGCAGGTCTTCGGGCGGCGTTGA